One Flavobacterium sp. 90 DNA segment encodes these proteins:
- the fdhD gene encoding formate dehydrogenase accessory sulfurtransferase FdhD, with product MEMNNLELVSIKEVLIKKVNGFTSSTVSDILSVEEPLEIKIEYGPENQRIQKNVSVTMRTPGNDPELAIGFLFTEGIISSYHVVKNAFHLQTGCKFEKKNNILVELKEDFIPHLMNADRNFYTSSSCGVCGKGSIESIKTVSSFNHKNRPELYLSIDILNQLSQKLRLAQSDFASTGGIHASGLFSIDGNLMFLQEDVGRHNALDKLIGAALAQDLLPLNQYILLLSGRASFELIQKAAMAGIAIVAAIGAPSSLAVELAKEFNITLLGFLKEDRFNIYNSSDDVIIETSHQY from the coding sequence ATGGAAATGAATAATTTGGAATTAGTTTCCATTAAGGAAGTACTAATTAAAAAGGTCAATGGTTTCACTAGTTCAACGGTATCAGATATTCTTTCTGTAGAAGAGCCTTTGGAAATAAAGATCGAATACGGACCTGAAAATCAAAGGATACAAAAGAACGTTTCTGTTACTATGCGAACTCCCGGAAATGATCCGGAACTTGCCATAGGTTTCTTATTTACGGAAGGAATTATTTCTTCTTATCATGTTGTAAAAAACGCTTTTCATTTACAAACCGGATGTAAATTCGAAAAGAAAAACAATATTCTCGTTGAACTAAAAGAAGATTTTATTCCACATTTAATGAACGCTGATCGCAATTTTTATACGTCTTCGAGTTGTGGCGTTTGCGGAAAAGGTTCGATTGAATCCATAAAAACTGTTAGTTCTTTTAATCACAAAAATCGACCTGAATTATATCTTTCGATAGATATTCTAAATCAATTGTCACAAAAATTAAGATTAGCTCAAAGCGATTTTGCTTCTACTGGAGGAATTCACGCTTCCGGTCTTTTTTCTATTGATGGAAATCTTATGTTTTTGCAGGAAGATGTAGGGCGACATAATGCTTTAGATAAGCTAATTGGTGCTGCTTTGGCACAAGATTTACTGCCTTTAAACCAATACATTTTGCTCCTTAGCGGAAGAGCCAGTTTTGAGTTGATTCAAAAAGCGGCTATGGCAGGAATAGCAATTGTCGCTGCAATTGGTGCTCCGTCAAGTCTTGCGGTAGAATTAGCCAAAGAATTTAATATCACACTTTTGGGATTTCTAAAAGAAGATCGTTTCAATATCTATAATTCCAGTGATGATGTCATAATTGAAACTTCGCATCAATATTAA
- a CDS encoding FdhF/YdeP family oxidoreductase, whose amino-acid sequence MKEEQHDKNPDPQKLPDPENPYKLLDLKLTKVENWAAGVPAVISAFSDLIEEKTLVRGTKALFKMNQVGGFDCPSCAWPDPDDERSPLGEYCENGAKALAEEATTKKVTAEFFKENSVYDLAKLDDYHIGKMGRLTDPMYLPKNATHYEPISWDDAFKKIAEHLNALESPNEAAFYTSGRTSNETSFLYQLFAKEYGTNNMPDCSNMCHETSGSALRPTIGIGKGTVTLDDFYDTDVIVIIGQNPGTNAPRMLSALSKGKKNGAKIIAINPLPEAGLMGFRNPQEINGIIRSGVKLADLYLPVKINGDMALLKALEIILLELENKNPGKVFDYDFIKEKTTGYEDFLKQFDDYNFDDLVSFSGVSKEALYEAAEIIAFKKRIIVCWGMGLTQQPNGVEMIREILNILLLKGSIGKPGAGVCPVRGHSNVQGNRTMMIDEKPTDEQLDRLQAFYGFNPPRSHGYDVVRAIKAMQEEKVKLLFCMGGNFLSATPDTTYTASALRKLNLTVNVSTKLNRSHLIHGQEALILPTLSRSDIDIVNGEAQFITTENSMGVVQSSKGMLKPVSDNLINETQIVCKMAMATLGSKSVIDWKRYHDSYDAIRDDIEKCIPGFENYNVRVREKAGFYLPNAARHGQFITKRFGDRAPFTLTTIPKNELAPDEYMMATTRTHDQFNTTIYGLDDRYRGIKNERRVIFMNQKDIDLAGLKAGDKVDLFNYDDDIERIAPLFIIVSYQIPEKNAVTYFPETNVLVSVNNVVKDSNMPASKYVKIKIKKHDPKIYDRIGRL is encoded by the coding sequence ATGAAAGAAGAGCAACACGATAAAAATCCTGACCCACAAAAATTACCGGATCCTGAAAATCCATACAAACTTTTAGACCTGAAATTAACAAAAGTAGAAAATTGGGCGGCGGGAGTTCCTGCGGTTATCTCTGCTTTTAGTGATCTTATCGAAGAAAAAACGCTTGTTAGAGGAACAAAAGCATTATTTAAAATGAATCAGGTTGGTGGTTTTGATTGCCCAAGTTGTGCGTGGCCTGATCCTGATGACGAAAGATCTCCACTTGGCGAATATTGTGAAAACGGTGCTAAAGCACTTGCAGAAGAAGCTACGACCAAAAAAGTTACCGCTGAGTTTTTTAAAGAAAACTCCGTTTATGATCTTGCGAAATTAGACGATTATCATATTGGTAAAATGGGACGATTAACAGATCCTATGTATCTTCCTAAAAACGCTACACATTATGAACCAATAAGTTGGGATGATGCTTTCAAAAAAATAGCAGAACATCTGAATGCTTTAGAATCTCCCAATGAAGCTGCTTTTTATACTTCGGGAAGAACTAGTAATGAAACGTCCTTTCTTTATCAGCTTTTTGCAAAAGAATATGGCACTAATAATATGCCCGATTGTTCGAATATGTGCCACGAAACCTCCGGATCAGCTTTAAGACCAACAATTGGCATTGGAAAAGGAACCGTAACATTAGACGATTTTTATGATACGGATGTTATTGTAATCATTGGGCAAAACCCAGGAACTAACGCGCCACGAATGTTGAGTGCTTTATCAAAAGGTAAAAAGAACGGAGCAAAAATTATTGCTATAAATCCGTTGCCGGAAGCAGGATTAATGGGATTCCGAAATCCGCAGGAAATTAATGGTATTATTAGAAGCGGCGTTAAACTGGCTGATCTTTATTTGCCGGTTAAAATAAACGGAGATATGGCCTTGCTAAAAGCTCTTGAAATTATATTACTTGAACTAGAAAATAAAAATCCCGGAAAAGTATTTGATTACGATTTCATCAAAGAAAAAACGACTGGATATGAAGACTTTCTGAAACAGTTTGACGATTATAATTTTGATGATCTTGTCTCATTTTCAGGAGTTTCGAAAGAAGCACTTTATGAAGCTGCCGAAATTATCGCCTTCAAAAAACGAATTATTGTTTGTTGGGGAATGGGACTTACACAGCAACCCAACGGCGTAGAAATGATCAGGGAAATTCTCAATATTTTATTGCTTAAAGGAAGTATTGGTAAACCTGGCGCTGGAGTTTGTCCTGTTCGTGGTCATAGTAATGTGCAAGGAAACAGAACGATGATGATTGACGAAAAACCAACGGATGAGCAGCTTGATCGCCTTCAGGCGTTTTATGGTTTTAATCCGCCTAGAAGTCACGGTTATGATGTCGTGAGAGCAATAAAAGCAATGCAGGAAGAAAAAGTGAAATTACTATTTTGCATGGGAGGAAATTTTTTATCAGCAACACCAGACACGACTTATACCGCGAGTGCTTTAAGAAAACTTAATTTAACGGTTAATGTTTCTACCAAACTCAATCGCAGTCACTTGATTCACGGACAAGAAGCCTTGATATTACCTACTTTATCCCGAAGCGATATTGATATTGTCAACGGCGAAGCACAGTTTATAACCACAGAGAATTCTATGGGCGTGGTACAATCATCAAAAGGAATGCTTAAACCAGTTTCTGATAATCTTATTAATGAAACTCAAATTGTATGCAAAATGGCGATGGCAACTTTAGGAAGCAAATCTGTTATTGACTGGAAACGTTATCACGACAGTTATGATGCCATAAGAGATGACATCGAAAAATGTATTCCGGGTTTTGAAAATTATAATGTAAGAGTACGCGAAAAAGCTGGTTTTTATCTCCCAAATGCCGCACGACACGGGCAATTTATTACGAAAAGATTTGGCGATCGAGCGCCATTTACTTTAACAACAATACCAAAGAATGAACTTGCGCCTGACGAATATATGATGGCAACAACACGAACGCACGATCAGTTTAATACCACAATCTATGGTCTTGACGATCGCTATCGTGGTATAAAAAACGAACGCAGAGTAATATTCATGAATCAAAAAGATATTGATCTGGCAGGATTAAAAGCCGGTGACAAAGTCGATTTATTCAATTATGATGACGATATCGAACGAATTGCGCCGTTGTTTATAATTGTTTCCTATCAAATACCTGAGAAAAATGCCGTTACTTATTTTCCGGAAACTAATGTTCTGGTTTCGGTTAATAATGTTGTGAAGGACAGTAATATGCCGGCATCAAAATATGTGAAGATTAAAATCAAAAAACACGATCCAAAAATTTATGATCGTATAGGTCGATTGTAA
- a CDS encoding Dyp-type peroxidase — protein MNHPQSVTDYPNNNTIFMVWKFKNEADIKPAFEKICALVSNLNNSYTIRIPDGRTSCVMGIGHDAWIKLGLPTPLPKELVNFEPIEGAKHAAISTAGDLHFHLRAQNAAICFDMAMAISNVLESVAECLEEVHGFRYWDGRSIIGFVDGTENPIGEERDFFGVVGEEDSAYKGGSYLFVQKYFHNMKNWENLSTEDQEKVIGRSKMNDIEMADDVKPTNSHSALTAITDENGEDLKIVRDNMPFGNPSKGEVGTYFIAYSSKFSTTKKMLENMFLGNPPGNYDRILDFSTAQTGTLFFVPTFDLLDDYSAE, from the coding sequence ATGAATCATCCGCAAAGCGTCACTGACTATCCAAATAATAATACCATTTTTATGGTTTGGAAATTTAAAAATGAGGCAGATATAAAGCCTGCATTTGAGAAAATTTGTGCATTGGTCAGTAATTTAAACAATTCTTATACGATTAGAATTCCCGACGGAAGAACCAGTTGTGTCATGGGAATTGGACATGATGCCTGGATAAAACTTGGATTGCCAACGCCTTTGCCTAAGGAATTAGTAAATTTTGAACCAATTGAAGGCGCAAAACATGCTGCAATTTCAACAGCTGGCGATCTTCATTTTCATTTAAGAGCCCAAAATGCGGCGATTTGTTTTGATATGGCAATGGCAATTTCAAATGTATTGGAATCGGTAGCAGAATGTCTGGAAGAAGTTCATGGTTTCAGATATTGGGACGGTCGTTCAATTATTGGTTTTGTCGATGGTACCGAAAATCCGATAGGTGAAGAAAGAGATTTTTTTGGCGTAGTAGGAGAGGAAGATTCTGCCTATAAAGGTGGAAGTTATTTGTTTGTTCAGAAGTATTTTCACAACATGAAAAACTGGGAAAATCTATCCACAGAAGATCAGGAAAAAGTGATTGGAAGATCTAAAATGAATGATATCGAAATGGCTGATGACGTAAAACCAACAAATTCGCATAGCGCACTTACCGCCATAACAGACGAAAATGGCGAGGATTTGAAAATTGTGCGTGATAATATGCCTTTCGGAAATCCCTCAAAAGGAGAAGTTGGAACTTATTTTATTGCTTATTCCAGTAAATTCAGCACCACAAAGAAGATGCTTGAAAATATGTTCTTAGGAAATCCTCCAGGAAATTATGATCGAATATTAGATTTTAGCACAGCACAAACCGGAACGTTGTTTTTTGTTCCAACATTTGATTTATTAGATGATTATTCAGCGGAATGA
- a CDS encoding beta-ketoacyl-ACP synthase III, producing MNTLNASIIAIGGYVPETVLSNTDLEKMVDTSDEWITSRTGIKERRILDDPALATSDMASFAVKDLIENYAIDPLDIDCLILATSTPDRILTPAASLVCEKAGLKNAWGFDLNSACSGFLYALSVGASFVESGRYKNVIVIGADKMSSIVNYEDRNSCILFGDGAGAVLLQPNTEGRGIQQNIFRTDGTGAEYLTVRAGGSLLSTSEETIHNKQHFVQQEGRTVFKQAVKNMSGTSKELMEKASLTPEMVDWVIPHQANLRIIQAVSEDIGIGIEKFKINIQKYGNTTAATIPLCLWDFKNDFKKGDNIIVTAFGAGFSWGSMYIKW from the coding sequence ATGAATACACTTAACGCTTCCATTATTGCTATTGGGGGATATGTACCTGAAACGGTTTTAAGCAATACTGATTTAGAAAAAATGGTAGATACCTCAGATGAGTGGATTACTTCACGCACAGGTATAAAAGAAAGAAGAATACTTGACGATCCTGCTTTGGCAACTTCAGATATGGCTTCTTTTGCAGTTAAAGATTTAATTGAAAACTACGCAATAGATCCACTTGATATTGATTGTCTAATTTTGGCAACCTCTACACCAGATCGTATTTTAACTCCTGCAGCCAGTTTGGTATGCGAAAAAGCGGGCTTGAAAAATGCCTGGGGATTTGACCTTAACTCTGCTTGCAGCGGATTCTTGTACGCACTTTCAGTTGGAGCAAGTTTTGTTGAAAGTGGCAGATATAAAAATGTTATCGTTATTGGCGCTGACAAAATGAGTTCTATCGTAAATTATGAAGACAGAAATAGCTGTATTCTTTTTGGTGACGGTGCGGGAGCTGTACTTTTACAACCAAATACTGAAGGACGAGGAATACAACAAAACATCTTTAGAACTGACGGAACCGGAGCTGAATATCTTACGGTTCGTGCCGGAGGTTCTCTACTTTCGACTTCTGAAGAAACGATTCATAATAAACAGCATTTTGTACAACAAGAAGGTAGAACTGTCTTCAAGCAAGCTGTAAAAAACATGAGTGGAACTTCTAAGGAATTAATGGAAAAAGCTTCCTTAACTCCTGAAATGGTTGACTGGGTGATTCCACATCAGGCAAACCTTAGAATTATTCAGGCTGTAAGTGAAGATATTGGTATTGGTATTGAAAAGTTCAAAATAAACATTCAGAAATACGGAAATACTACCGCAGCAACGATTCCTTTATGTCTTTGGGATTTTAAAAATGATTTCAAAAAAGGTGATAATATCATCGTAACCGCTTTTGGTGCTGGATTCTCTTGGGGAAGTATGTACATAAAATGGTAA
- a CDS encoding DUF4249 domain-containing protein: MQRIRKYNFKSKALFFLSLLSVMFFSSCEDVVKLDLETGETRLVVDAEIIWQKGTTGNVQVIKISKTAPYYNNTTPKVSGAQVKVQNSNGDVFTFNETEPGSYVCNNFVPVLNMDYTLSVTAEGQSFKATEKLTSVTPIDRVEQEIHKDGQGKESIEVVYYFKDPVDQVNYYLTDYKVDFLIYPEYLLTDDEFYNGNEINNRFTNADDKIQPGKTINITHRGISKNFYNYMNLILEIYGGSPFSIPPGNIRGNIVNTIDSNNFAFGYFRLCEADKVAYLVK, translated from the coding sequence ATGCAAAGGATTAGAAAGTATAATTTTAAAAGTAAAGCGCTGTTTTTTTTAAGCCTTCTTTCTGTGATGTTTTTTTCATCTTGTGAAGATGTTGTAAAACTTGATTTAGAAACCGGCGAAACAAGACTAGTTGTCGATGCAGAAATTATCTGGCAAAAAGGAACGACGGGAAATGTACAGGTTATTAAAATCAGTAAAACTGCACCATATTACAACAATACCACGCCAAAGGTTTCAGGAGCACAAGTAAAAGTTCAAAACAGTAATGGAGATGTTTTTACTTTCAATGAGACTGAACCGGGTTCTTATGTATGTAATAATTTTGTTCCGGTTCTAAATATGGATTATACACTTTCTGTAACCGCAGAAGGACAAAGTTTTAAAGCGACCGAAAAGCTGACATCTGTTACACCAATTGACAGAGTAGAGCAGGAAATCCATAAAGATGGACAAGGAAAAGAGTCAATCGAAGTGGTATATTATTTTAAAGATCCGGTTGATCAGGTCAATTATTATCTGACAGATTATAAAGTTGATTTCCTAATATATCCGGAATATTTACTTACAGACGATGAATTTTATAATGGAAATGAAATAAATAATCGATTCACAAATGCCGATGACAAAATACAGCCCGGAAAAACGATTAATATTACACATCGCGGTATTTCTAAAAACTTCTATAATTATATGAACCTAATTTTAGAAATATATGGCGGAAGTCCATTTTCAATTCCTCCGGGAAACATCAGAGGTAACATCGTAAATACTATTGATTCAAATAATTTTGCTTTCGGTTATTTCAGACTTTGCGAAGCCGATAAAGTAGCATACTTGGTTAAATAA
- a CDS encoding TonB-dependent receptor, which yields MKHIISACFFLFGLSAFSQNVTVTVDKTVALKEFFKQIENQTDFKFAFTDQINTSQHYFTHQKTYKNIEIKDLVNELNKTATVQFSIVGNNIFVKQKATKTAKKKNKLTGQVFDDNNEPIIGANVYIKELETGVTTDRNGMFAIDLDKGSYTVAISYIGLKNKETKITVSDDSRINFTMDSDSQELEQVIITTSKAVDVKNTQMSVSKLSMAEIKRIPAAMGEPDPLKSLLTLPGVTNAGEASSGFNVRGGAADQNLILLDGAPVYGDSHMFGFFSIFNADIINGLELYKGGIPSKFGGRVSSVLDVTQQTGDFEEYKVNGGIGLISSRLLVQGPIEKGKGSFIVAGRTSYAHLFLKLADNSNSAMFYDLNAKLNYRFGANNTLSFSGYFGNDVFDIDNRFTSTFGNTMGTLNWKHKFSDNLSANLSVFYSDYRFNLGLPTEFFKWNNNIQTSGLKYAWNHTLSEKLKLNYGIDGQYYNFNPGTVEPTNSVSQFNYKQLDRKYAFESSVYLDFEHQITEKLNLRYGLRYSMFYRLGGEEISTYENGQAVVYNPLYHIYEKGTPTGTISYKSGETISKFDNLEPRASLSYAFNDETSVKASYNRMAQYIHMLSNTQSPLPMTIWTPSGPFAKPQILDQYAVGYFKNFKDKDYSFEGELFYKKIQNRIDYIDGANILANNNVEQVILNGKARSYGMELSLRKNTGRLTGWVSYTLSRAEQKTPGRTPEEPGVANGEWYLSGYDKLHNLSIVGSYEYSPKWSFNGNFTLQSGQPVTYANGYYEFGGINIPNFSLRNENRLPLFHHLDLAATYTPKPDKKKGWQSYWVFSLYNVYNRKNAASMTFATNDDTGANETRRLSIFGVVPGVSYNFKF from the coding sequence ATGAAGCATATAATTTCCGCATGCTTTTTTTTATTCGGTTTAAGTGCGTTCTCCCAAAACGTTACAGTAACGGTAGATAAAACGGTAGCTTTAAAAGAATTCTTTAAACAAATTGAAAATCAAACCGATTTTAAATTTGCCTTTACAGATCAGATCAATACAAGTCAGCATTATTTTACCCACCAAAAAACATATAAAAATATTGAAATAAAAGATCTTGTTAATGAATTAAATAAAACTGCAACAGTTCAGTTTTCGATCGTTGGCAACAACATTTTTGTGAAGCAAAAAGCAACAAAAACAGCTAAAAAAAAAAACAAGCTGACCGGACAGGTTTTTGACGATAATAATGAACCTATTATTGGAGCAAATGTTTATATAAAAGAACTGGAAACAGGCGTAACAACAGACAGAAACGGAATGTTTGCTATAGACCTGGATAAAGGAAGTTATACTGTTGCGATTAGTTATATTGGTTTAAAAAATAAAGAAACGAAAATAACCGTATCTGATGATTCAAGGATAAATTTTACAATGGATTCTGACAGTCAGGAGCTGGAACAAGTGATTATAACCACAAGCAAAGCTGTTGATGTAAAGAATACTCAAATGAGTGTTAGCAAGCTTTCGATGGCCGAGATTAAAAGAATTCCAGCCGCTATGGGTGAGCCGGATCCTTTAAAATCATTATTGACATTGCCCGGAGTTACAAATGCCGGAGAAGCTTCGTCAGGATTTAATGTTCGTGGTGGTGCAGCAGATCAAAATTTAATTCTTTTGGATGGCGCTCCGGTATATGGTGATTCTCACATGTTTGGATTCTTCTCTATTTTTAATGCTGATATTATAAACGGATTAGAATTATATAAAGGTGGAATTCCTTCTAAATTTGGTGGACGTGTTTCTTCAGTTCTTGATGTAACGCAACAAACCGGAGATTTTGAAGAATATAAAGTTAATGGAGGAATTGGTTTAATATCAAGCCGACTTTTGGTACAAGGACCTATCGAGAAAGGAAAAGGTTCATTTATTGTCGCAGGACGTACTTCTTATGCCCATTTATTTTTGAAACTGGCAGATAACAGTAATTCAGCGATGTTTTATGATCTTAACGCGAAACTTAATTACCGTTTTGGCGCTAATAATACGCTTTCTTTTTCGGGATACTTTGGAAATGATGTTTTTGATATCGATAATCGTTTTACCAGCACCTTTGGAAATACCATGGGAACCTTAAACTGGAAGCATAAGTTTTCGGATAATTTAAGTGCTAATTTATCCGTTTTCTATAGTGATTACAGATTTAATCTTGGCTTACCTACAGAGTTTTTTAAATGGAATAATAACATCCAGACTTCGGGACTTAAGTATGCCTGGAATCATACTTTATCAGAAAAGCTAAAACTAAACTACGGAATCGACGGTCAATATTATAATTTTAATCCCGGAACGGTAGAACCTACCAACTCAGTTTCGCAGTTTAATTACAAACAATTAGATAGAAAATATGCTTTTGAATCTTCGGTTTATTTAGACTTCGAACATCAGATTACAGAGAAACTGAATTTAAGATACGGACTTCGGTATAGTATGTTTTATCGTTTAGGAGGCGAGGAAATAAGCACGTATGAAAACGGGCAGGCAGTAGTCTATAATCCGTTATATCATATTTATGAAAAAGGAACTCCAACGGGAACTATCTCTTATAAAAGCGGAGAAACAATAAGTAAATTTGATAATCTGGAGCCAAGAGCTTCATTATCATATGCTTTTAACGACGAAACATCTGTAAAAGCAAGTTATAACAGAATGGCACAATACATTCATATGTTGTCAAATACACAGTCGCCTTTGCCAATGACGATCTGGACACCAAGCGGACCTTTTGCAAAACCACAGATTCTGGATCAATACGCAGTAGGATATTTTAAAAATTTTAAGGACAAAGATTATTCTTTTGAAGGAGAATTGTTTTATAAGAAAATCCAAAACCGTATTGACTATATAGACGGAGCAAATATTCTGGCAAATAATAATGTAGAACAGGTGATCCTGAATGGTAAAGCCAGATCATACGGTATGGAATTATCGCTGAGAAAGAATACCGGACGTCTTACAGGATGGGTTTCGTATACTTTATCAAGAGCAGAACAAAAAACACCCGGAAGAACTCCAGAAGAACCTGGTGTTGCAAATGGTGAGTGGTATTTGTCAGGATACGACAAACTGCACAATCTGAGCATTGTAGGAAGTTATGAATACAGTCCTAAATGGTCTTTTAATGGTAATTTCACGCTGCAATCTGGACAGCCGGTGACATATGCAAACGGATATTATGAATTTGGCGGAATCAATATTCCTAATTTCTCTCTTAGAAATGAAAACAGATTACCACTTTTTCATCACTTAGATTTGGCGGCGACTTATACACCAAAACCAGACAAAAAGAAAGGATGGCAAAGCTACTGGGTATTCAGTCTTTATAATGTGTACAATAGAAAAAATGCTGCTTCAATGACATTTGCAACAAATGATGATACAGGAGCAAATGAAACCAGAAGACTATCAATTTTTGGGGTAGTACCTGGAGTTTCTTATAATTTTAAATTTTAA
- a CDS encoding FecR family protein: protein MSDKKIEDELKKIWDEVPISHSDSEKEASWEDFQSKAFSAKKPKFKIWRYAAAAAVLVFALIGTGLYFNRDSVTQNVFIASNVIENTTSKIKTVFLPDSSRVELSPHSKLTYANNFETNRKIEIEGEGYFKVQKDKKHPFQVFCKETTTTVLGTSFTVKGSSKNSVSVSLFEGSVEMSVKNQDKKWILVPGETFTYANNTAEVTEFSRFIDFDNQKLSDVSVYIQENYGYKVIIPAEYSNQRITVRINKKEDLKIIVQLISEMYNLNFEINDELKEVTFQ, encoded by the coding sequence ATGAGTGATAAAAAAATAGAAGACGAATTAAAAAAGATCTGGGACGAAGTTCCTATTTCACACTCCGATAGTGAGAAAGAAGCTTCGTGGGAAGATTTTCAATCTAAAGCTTTTTCGGCAAAGAAGCCAAAATTTAAGATTTGGCGTTATGCGGCAGCGGCGGCAGTTTTAGTATTTGCATTGATTGGAACCGGACTTTATTTTAACAGAGATTCTGTAACACAAAATGTATTTATTGCTTCTAATGTAATTGAAAACACAACATCAAAAATAAAAACTGTTTTCTTACCGGATAGTTCCAGAGTTGAGTTAAGTCCCCATTCTAAACTTACCTATGCCAATAATTTCGAAACAAACAGAAAAATAGAAATTGAAGGTGAAGGATATTTTAAAGTTCAAAAAGACAAGAAACATCCTTTTCAGGTTTTTTGCAAAGAAACAACAACAACCGTTTTAGGAACTTCATTTACGGTAAAAGGAAGTTCAAAAAATAGTGTGAGTGTTTCCCTTTTTGAAGGAAGCGTTGAGATGAGCGTAAAAAATCAGGACAAAAAATGGATTCTCGTTCCGGGCGAAACATTTACGTATGCAAACAATACGGCCGAAGTAACTGAGTTTAGCAGGTTTATTGATTTTGACAACCAAAAATTAAGCGATGTAAGTGTTTATATTCAGGAGAATTACGGTTATAAAGTGATAATTCCGGCAGAATATTCAAATCAGCGAATTACGGTAAGAATCAATAAAAAAGAAGATTTAAAAATAATTGTACAATTAATATCAGAAATGTATAACCTAAACTTTGAAATAAACGATGAATTAAAAGAAGTTACTTTTCAATAG
- a CDS encoding sigma-70 family RNA polymerase sigma factor, translating to MDNRKFILSLKKGNEASFKEAYLNYYDKLINIARRFNFTVLTPQDFVQETFLRLYNKRELLNEDVLFDKQLFTICKNIIINHVNRENKIIQLDSFHVQAEEEDTETEVFEERQEILYNFINLLPEQQQKIYTLHKLENLSYKEIAAMTELSEKTIANHIYLASKFIRKKIENH from the coding sequence ATGGACAATAGAAAGTTTATATTAAGTTTAAAAAAAGGTAATGAGGCTTCTTTCAAGGAAGCTTACCTTAATTACTATGATAAACTTATAAACATTGCCAGACGATTTAACTTTACAGTTCTTACTCCGCAGGATTTTGTTCAGGAAACTTTTTTAAGACTTTATAATAAAAGAGAATTGCTAAATGAAGACGTTTTGTTTGACAAACAATTGTTCACCATTTGCAAGAACATTATCATCAATCACGTAAATCGAGAGAATAAGATCATTCAGCTTGATTCTTTTCACGTTCAGGCCGAAGAAGAAGACACAGAAACCGAAGTTTTTGAAGAAAGACAAGAAATATTATATAATTTCATAAATCTTCTTCCGGAGCAACAACAAAAAATATATACACTACACAAACTGGAAAATCTTAGTTATAAGGAGATTGCAGCAATGACAGAACTTTCTGAAAAGACAATTGCCAATCATATTTATCTCGCCAGTAAATTTATTCGAAAAAAAATCGAAAACCATTAG
- a CDS encoding alpha/beta hydrolase has translation MSKFTVKDGTEIYYKDLGTGQPIFFHHGWPLSADDWDAQIFFFLEQGYRVIAHDRRGHGRSTQTATGNEMDTYAADVDELTTFLGLKDAIHVGHSTGGGEAIHYAAKYGKSKVSKVVLISAVTPYMIVDANNPNGVPLAVFDDIRANTANNRQQFYHDITFPFYGYNREGADIKKGIQDNWWRQGMNGGIKAHYDCIKAFSETNFTEDLKSVDFPVLILHGEDDQIVPYATTALSAIKLLKNGKIITYPGLPHGMPTTHAAIINADLLAFIKS, from the coding sequence ATGAGCAAGTTTACAGTAAAAGACGGAACAGAGATTTATTACAAAGATTTGGGAACGGGGCAGCCAATTTTCTTTCATCATGGTTGGCCATTGTCTGCAGACGATTGGGATGCACAAATATTTTTTTTCTTAGAGCAGGGATATAGAGTAATTGCTCACGACAGACGCGGACACGGCAGATCTACGCAAACTGCGACAGGCAACGAAATGGATACTTATGCAGCTGATGTAGATGAATTGACAACATTTTTGGGCTTAAAAGATGCAATACATGTTGGACATTCAACCGGAGGTGGAGAAGCGATTCATTATGCGGCAAAATACGGAAAAAGCAAAGTTTCGAAAGTTGTACTTATAAGTGCCGTAACGCCTTATATGATCGTCGATGCCAATAATCCAAACGGAGTTCCATTAGCAGTTTTTGACGATATTCGTGCTAATACCGCCAATAACAGACAGCAATTTTACCACGATATAACATTTCCGTTTTACGGATATAATAGAGAAGGAGCAGACATCAAAAAAGGAATTCAGGACAATTGGTGGCGTCAGGGAATGAATGGCGGCATTAAAGCGCATTACGATTGTATAAAAGCATTCTCGGAAACTAATTTTACCGAAGATCTTAAAAGTGTTGACTTTCCTGTATTGATATTACACGGAGAAGACGATCAGATTGTTCCATATGCAACGACAGCTTTGAGTGCAATCAAACTTTTGAAAAACGGAAAAATCATTACGTATCCCGGTTTGCCACACGGAATGCCAACAACTCACGCAGCCATAATCAACGCAGATTTACTGGCATTTATTAAATCTTAG